Within the Gammaproteobacteria bacterium genome, the region CGATCCAGTTGTCGCTTAACGCATAAGTGAGGCCGGCGCTGCCGATAGCCTGATACCCCGCGCCGGTTTCGTGCGGCGCCACGCCGACATACTCGACGTAGCCGCCAAGATCACCGGCAATTTCGTGTCCGAGGGTGGCCGTGTGGATAAAGGCGACGCCATAGCCGTCCGCGTCCTCGTTGTACACGAAGTCCACCTCTGCCATGAGCCCGAGATCAAAGTCGTTGGCCAGCGGCACGGCCAGCGGAAAAATGACGCCGCCCTCGATGTGCTCGTTGGTCAAATCATCAGCGCCGGTCGGAAACTTGACGAAGGGCATGATCGCGAACGCGGTCGGGCTTAAACCCGGCGGCGCCACACCGTCGTTGCCCCACAGATTGATCTTCAGGCGCACTTGCGTATCATCCCCGAAGCCTTTGGCGATCCGATTATTGCCGTCCTGCTCCGTCTCCTGGCGCGTGTACAGCGTGAACACTAACTGAAGATCGACGTTGTTCAGCAGACCAGCCTTGATGTTGCTGGTCAGGACGCCCAGCGCCTCGGTGCGGGCGCCACCGTCATCGTCGTAGGCGTATTCGGCCAGACCCAGCTCAAACTGAAAGTGTCCGGCATCCACTGTGTAAGGGCTCTCGGTCG harbors:
- a CDS encoding transporter, with amino-acid sequence MASLNVVVGASAMGASRMSDQVRAASCPRRVSAPAVDKRRFTLFNPTPVNLMREMSTDRPDTTESPYTVDAGHFQFELGLAEYAYDDDGGARTEALGVLTSNIKAGLLNNVDLQLVFTLYTRQETEQDGNNRIAKGFGDDTQVRLKINLWGNDGVAPPGLSPTAFAIMPFVKFPTGADDLTNEHIEGGVIFPLAVPLANDFDLGLMAEVDFVYNEDADGYGVAFIHTATLGHEIAGDLGGYVEYVGVAPHETGAGYQAIGSAGLTYALSDNWIVDFGGTAGPSDDADDFTVFAGTSFRL